From a single Micromonospora pallida genomic region:
- a CDS encoding replication-relaxation family protein has protein sequence MSSRLPPRSPSSDPYLHTRRLTPRDRLLLSWLAEHYLLSTRQVTKALFPSDRSARLRLTLLHRIAAVDRFVDTSAAGSTQYLYALGPLGLRLHRDAYHDPDSPAAKPPRSSRDRADRIVGSRKLRHLLGVNDFFTDLLAHARTHPLARLERWWSEQHATDAYGGAGVQPDGHGVWTVGDTTVGFFLEHDNGTEPLGRVLAKLRAYERVTEFGPRYPVLFWVPSQGRERNLLDALAGTSARMPMATAVHGTDPAGPVWTLTSDADRLRRLHELPSDHGPYAATNPNRFVRRDTEPPTEQVAHTPL, from the coding sequence GTGTCCAGCCGTCTTCCGCCTCGCTCGCCCTCGTCCGACCCGTACCTGCACACCCGTCGCCTCACCCCACGCGACCGGCTGCTGTTGTCCTGGCTCGCCGAGCACTACCTACTGTCCACACGCCAGGTCACCAAGGCCCTGTTCCCCTCCGACCGCAGCGCCCGTCTGCGGCTGACCCTGCTGCACCGCATCGCCGCCGTCGACCGGTTCGTCGACACCAGCGCCGCAGGCTCCACCCAGTACCTGTACGCGCTCGGGCCGCTCGGCCTGCGACTGCACCGCGACGCCTACCACGACCCCGACAGCCCCGCCGCGAAACCGCCGCGCAGCAGCCGCGACCGGGCCGACCGGATTGTCGGCAGCCGCAAGCTGCGCCACCTGCTCGGCGTCAACGACTTCTTCACCGACCTGCTCGCCCACGCCCGCACCCATCCGCTGGCGCGCCTGGAGCGGTGGTGGTCCGAACAGCACGCCACCGACGCCTACGGCGGCGCCGGGGTCCAGCCTGACGGCCACGGTGTGTGGACCGTCGGCGATACCACGGTCGGGTTCTTCCTCGAGCACGACAACGGCACCGAACCCCTCGGCAGAGTGCTGGCCAAGCTGCGCGCCTACGAGCGGGTGACCGAGTTCGGCCCCCGCTACCCGGTCCTGTTCTGGGTTCCCAGCCAGGGCCGCGAACGCAACCTCCTCGACGCGCTCGCCGGTACGTCCGCGCGGATGCCGATGGCCACCGCCGTGCACGGCACCGACCCCGCAGGGCCCGTCTGGACCCTGACCAGCGACGCCGACCGGCTCCGACGTCTGCACGAACTCCCCAGCGACCACGGCCCGTACGCGGCCACGAATCCGAACCGGTTCGTCCGCCGCGACACCGAGCCGCCCACCGAACAGGTCGCCCACACGCCTCTCTGA
- a CDS encoding type IV secretion system DNA-binding domain-containing protein codes for MTSLMPLPSITSTSLDPGSTTPPLPTTRWIPGAADWVIERPWLLGVAAGLVCIWVAGRSLATLWRHHYHATGSRLVTIAPPPEVDEHGAAALWANLAGIFTPSRRRRLLYGTPHVVLQYAWTGRQLIISLWVPGTVPNGAVEAAVRAAWPGAATTTSEPAPDPVPADTAAAVGGHLLPVAAEWLPFTSDHHADPLRALMAAGAQLRDGECACVQVLARPAAPRRAGRARRAAGRLRQGKTAVPSVNLAGPLIELIEIFLPGRSRSHASAAPASRRDPTVERDVRAVLDKTSHQLWETSIRYAIASRAHRDGTLPNHRLRGVADAVASSFAVYAGRNRLAHRTRMPRPVAVLAARRLGAGFLTSAPELAALAGLPRDLAVPGLDRARAKSMPVPVAVPTGGRGRKVLGDAEVGGHAVALSVADARYHTHMVGQTGSGKTTLLANLIIDDIKAGRGTIVLDPHGDLVLDVLDRIPTTMADRVVLFDPAQPNPPAMNPLEGDDPDLVVDNLVSIFGSIFSKAWGPRMDDVMRVSCLTLLRHANVTLQHIPPLLNSAQFRSAMTVDLNDPDGLHGFWQWYDDLSPALRSQIIGPVLARLRAFLLRDFVRKTMRYPRSSFDMSKVLDGGVLLVRIPKGELGEDTSRLLGSLILARVWQAATARASIPADRRKDCSIYLDECQNFLTLAASLDTMLAEARKYRLAMTLAHQDLAQFPRELLAAVSANARNKIYFSVAPEDARVLARHTLPELDEHDLSHLDAYTAVGRLVVNGRQTPAFTMRTRPPLPVVGEATAIRQQVAKAVPVQDPSAIDALVKQHSQKPDDRRRRGGKNPS; via the coding sequence ATGACCTCCCTCATGCCCTTGCCGTCGATCACTTCGACCAGCCTCGATCCCGGCTCGACGACCCCCCCGCTACCGACAACTCGCTGGATACCGGGTGCAGCGGACTGGGTCATCGAGCGGCCGTGGCTGCTCGGCGTCGCCGCCGGCCTGGTCTGTATCTGGGTCGCCGGCCGGAGCCTCGCCACGCTGTGGCGACACCATTATCACGCCACGGGTTCCCGGCTGGTGACCATCGCCCCGCCGCCCGAGGTCGATGAGCACGGTGCCGCCGCCCTGTGGGCGAACCTGGCCGGCATCTTCACCCCGTCCCGCCGTCGACGGCTGCTCTACGGCACCCCGCACGTTGTCCTGCAGTACGCCTGGACCGGCCGGCAGCTGATCATTTCCCTGTGGGTGCCCGGCACCGTCCCGAACGGGGCGGTCGAGGCCGCCGTTCGCGCGGCGTGGCCGGGCGCCGCAACCACCACCAGCGAACCCGCCCCGGACCCCGTCCCCGCCGACACAGCCGCTGCGGTGGGTGGTCACCTGCTGCCCGTGGCCGCCGAGTGGCTCCCGTTCACCAGCGACCACCATGCCGACCCGCTGCGCGCCCTGATGGCCGCGGGCGCCCAGCTCCGGGACGGCGAGTGCGCCTGTGTGCAGGTCCTCGCCCGCCCTGCCGCGCCCCGCCGCGCGGGGCGTGCCCGGCGCGCCGCCGGGCGGCTGCGGCAGGGCAAGACCGCCGTGCCGTCGGTCAATCTGGCTGGGCCGTTGATCGAGCTGATCGAGATCTTCCTGCCTGGACGCTCGCGCAGCCATGCCAGCGCGGCGCCGGCCAGCCGCCGGGACCCGACCGTCGAGCGGGACGTGCGGGCGGTCCTCGACAAGACCTCCCACCAGTTGTGGGAGACCAGCATCCGGTACGCGATCGCGTCCCGCGCCCACCGGGACGGCACCCTGCCCAACCACCGGCTGCGGGGCGTCGCCGACGCGGTCGCGTCCTCGTTCGCCGTCTACGCGGGGCGGAACCGGCTCGCCCACCGAACCCGGATGCCTCGGCCCGTCGCGGTCCTGGCCGCGCGGCGGCTCGGCGCCGGGTTCCTCACCTCGGCCCCCGAACTCGCCGCGTTGGCGGGGCTGCCCCGCGACCTGGCCGTGCCTGGCCTGGACCGCGCCCGCGCCAAGTCGATGCCGGTCCCGGTCGCTGTGCCGACCGGTGGACGGGGACGCAAGGTCCTCGGCGACGCCGAGGTCGGCGGCCATGCCGTCGCGCTGTCCGTGGCAGACGCCCGCTACCACACCCACATGGTCGGGCAGACCGGCTCCGGCAAGACCACCCTGCTCGCCAACCTGATCATCGACGACATCAAGGCCGGCCGCGGCACCATCGTGCTCGACCCGCACGGCGACCTCGTCCTCGACGTCCTCGACCGGATCCCCACAACCATGGCCGACCGGGTGGTGCTGTTCGACCCAGCCCAGCCCAACCCGCCCGCGATGAACCCCCTCGAAGGCGACGACCCGGACCTGGTCGTCGACAACCTCGTCAGCATCTTCGGCTCGATCTTCTCCAAGGCGTGGGGGCCCCGGATGGACGACGTGATGCGCGTGTCCTGCCTGACGTTGCTGCGGCACGCCAACGTCACCCTCCAGCACATCCCGCCGCTGCTCAACAGCGCCCAGTTCCGGTCGGCGATGACCGTGGACCTGAACGACCCGGACGGGCTGCACGGCTTCTGGCAGTGGTACGACGACCTCTCCCCCGCGCTGCGGTCGCAGATCATCGGCCCCGTCCTGGCCCGGCTGCGCGCCTTCCTCCTCAGGGATTTCGTCCGCAAGACGATGCGCTACCCCAGGTCCAGCTTCGACATGTCGAAGGTCCTCGACGGCGGGGTGCTGCTGGTGCGGATCCCGAAGGGAGAACTGGGCGAGGACACCAGCCGGCTGCTCGGCTCGCTGATCCTGGCCCGCGTGTGGCAGGCCGCGACCGCTCGCGCCAGCATCCCCGCCGACCGGCGTAAGGACTGCTCGATCTATCTCGACGAGTGCCAGAACTTCCTCACCCTCGCCGCGAGCCTGGACACGATGCTGGCCGAGGCCCGCAAGTACCGGCTCGCGATGACCCTCGCCCATCAGGACCTCGCCCAGTTCCCCCGGGAACTCCTCGCCGCCGTATCCGCGAACGCCCGAAACAAGATCTACTTCAGTGTCGCGCCGGAAGACGCCCGCGTGCTGGCCCGGCACACCCTGCCGGAACTCGACGAGCACGACCTGTCCCACCTCGACGCGTACACGGCGGTCGGTCGCCTGGTCGTCAACGGCCGGCAGACACCTGCGTTCACCATGCGGACCCGACCGCCACTGCCGGTGGTCGGTGAGGCCACCGCGATCCGCCAGCAGGTCGCCAAGGCGGTTCCCGTCCAGGACCCGTCCGCCATCGACGCCCTGGTCAAGCAGCACAGCCAGAAACCGGACGACCGGCGCCGCAGAGGCGGCAAGAATCCGTCCTGA
- a CDS encoding histone-like nucleoid-structuring protein Lsr2 has translation MAIKTISVVYDDLDGSTDEVDSYRFAFNGVWYEIDLSRPNFDRMAAAFQPFIAAARRMPKSTAGKQTGHGTSADRRALNARVRQWWATHWQEHHLPEPRTRGAIPPAVHDVYNGAH, from the coding sequence ATGGCCATCAAAACGATCAGCGTTGTCTACGACGACCTCGACGGATCCACCGACGAGGTCGACAGCTACCGGTTCGCCTTCAACGGCGTGTGGTACGAGATCGACCTGTCCCGCCCCAACTTCGACCGGATGGCCGCCGCCTTCCAGCCCTTCATCGCCGCCGCCCGCCGCATGCCGAAATCGACGGCGGGAAAGCAGACCGGCCACGGCACCAGCGCGGACCGCCGCGCCCTCAACGCCCGCGTCCGGCAGTGGTGGGCCACCCACTGGCAGGAGCACCACCTGCCCGAGCCCCGGACCCGAGGGGCGATCCCTCCGGCCGTCCACGACGTCTACAACGGCGCCCACTAG
- a CDS encoding PQQ-binding-like beta-propeller repeat protein has translation MIAVLVLVVVRQDGSSGSRPSAARASLPKGGIVSPWELAVGSFSGTAIDEQSDSIALTNYGVGPNEPNQLQVVDLVRGTVRWAVTADVTWVTNPDGTLAATPDGLAFLTTDVLYGNDPVYGVQLSTGELVWRARPSSNSEPRLVGGLLMLETDAGVLALDAKTGAERWQWTADDDCGEYGPELNEMNSGGITAKCGGAIYHIKVADGTTAWRWSVRNGCIIRNESSAAGIVAAIVTCGDDQALHVVDGDSGAQRWSRAIDWDKEGADPADPDQGAAGVAVVLAGDTPMVAALGPGQVYAAFDGKPVPLPPGLVPVYYSGYPGPAGLLLQRDDGRGLTLTVVDPAAGHVVWERALPFPAEHNPEGKGTYLYRFAGGVLYVVGVVPLLWPAVIALIDGQSGDMTLSAAGRGNVDLIGTGVDGTLYLTYGPYGQSRLTALRVTGSSSGFLGSQLGSDQWPDACRLLSAAQYRSAYPGVTPTLQPEALRLPGVELPAPPRCRYLPSAIDGTEVTVSVSWLADAADEARRVAEGQNPYGRDPVAVAVGKAKRPALQWDDTNTGVDLMERIRVSFAVGRCVANVETLGDSSPLVALAGSVADSLANPVVSPGCSA, from the coding sequence GTGATCGCCGTCTTGGTGTTGGTGGTCGTGCGCCAAGACGGCTCGTCGGGCAGTCGGCCGAGCGCCGCTCGAGCCTCGCTGCCCAAGGGTGGGATCGTCTCTCCATGGGAATTAGCAGTGGGCAGCTTCAGCGGGACCGCGATCGATGAGCAGTCCGACAGCATTGCACTGACAAACTATGGGGTCGGGCCGAACGAGCCGAACCAGCTACAGGTGGTCGACCTAGTACGGGGTACGGTGCGTTGGGCGGTCACTGCTGATGTCACGTGGGTGACGAACCCGGACGGGACGCTGGCGGCCACCCCCGATGGACTCGCCTTCCTAACCACGGACGTGTTATACGGGAACGACCCGGTGTACGGAGTGCAGCTATCTACAGGCGAACTGGTATGGCGCGCGCGGCCCAGTTCGAACTCGGAGCCACGCCTGGTGGGGGGCCTGCTTATGCTCGAGACTGACGCCGGCGTTCTCGCGCTCGATGCCAAGACCGGTGCGGAGCGGTGGCAGTGGACTGCAGACGACGATTGCGGTGAGTACGGGCCCGAGCTGAACGAAATGAACTCCGGAGGGATAACTGCGAAGTGCGGAGGTGCTATCTACCACATCAAGGTCGCCGACGGCACTACCGCGTGGAGATGGTCTGTCCGGAACGGATGCATCATCCGAAACGAATCCTCGGCCGCCGGAATCGTGGCCGCGATCGTGACCTGCGGAGACGACCAAGCGCTGCATGTTGTCGACGGCGACTCTGGGGCGCAACGCTGGTCGCGGGCGATCGACTGGGACAAGGAAGGAGCCGACCCGGCAGACCCGGACCAGGGAGCAGCCGGCGTCGCGGTGGTGTTGGCCGGGGATACCCCGATGGTCGCCGCTCTCGGTCCTGGCCAGGTCTACGCGGCCTTCGACGGGAAGCCTGTGCCGCTGCCACCTGGACTGGTCCCGGTTTACTACAGCGGATATCCAGGACCTGCCGGCCTGCTTCTGCAGAGAGACGACGGACGGGGCCTCACGCTGACTGTGGTCGACCCGGCCGCTGGTCATGTTGTGTGGGAACGGGCGTTGCCGTTCCCGGCCGAGCATAACCCCGAAGGAAAAGGAACCTACTTGTATCGTTTTGCCGGGGGAGTCCTGTATGTCGTGGGCGTTGTGCCCCTGCTCTGGCCTGCGGTAATCGCGCTCATTGATGGACAGTCCGGCGACATGACGCTCTCTGCGGCCGGGCGTGGCAACGTCGACTTGATCGGCACCGGCGTGGACGGGACGCTCTACTTGACCTACGGCCCATACGGCCAGAGCCGGCTCACCGCGCTACGAGTGACCGGCAGCTCCTCGGGGTTTCTGGGTAGCCAGCTGGGATCGGATCAATGGCCCGACGCGTGCCGGCTTCTCTCCGCAGCCCAGTACCGATCCGCGTATCCCGGTGTGACGCCAACCCTGCAGCCCGAGGCGTTGCGTCTACCCGGAGTGGAGCTGCCTGCCCCGCCACGCTGTCGCTATCTCCCCTCGGCCATCGACGGCACAGAGGTGACGGTCTCAGTAAGTTGGCTGGCGGACGCCGCCGACGAGGCCCGGCGAGTGGCCGAAGGACAGAATCCGTACGGCCGCGACCCCGTCGCGGTAGCTGTCGGCAAGGCGAAGCGCCCGGCGCTGCAATGGGATGACACGAACACCGGGGTTGACCTCATGGAGCGCATCCGGGTGTCGTTCGCCGTGGGCCGGTGCGTTGCCAACGTTGAGACGCTCGGCGACAGCAGTCCCTTGGTTGCACTCGCTGGATCAGTGGCGGACAGCCTGGCCAATCCGGTCGTGAGTCCGGGTTGTTCCGCGTAG